The stretch of DNA CGTGCTCAAGCACGGCCACGAGATGGGCCATGTTGCCGTTGCTGTTCTCATCGAGGGCGTGAATGCGGCTCAGGGTATCCAGCACGATCAGCCGCGCCCCGGCGCTGTACTCGATGACACGGCGCAAGTGAGCATCATCCATGATGTTCAGGCGCTTGCCCATGATCGGCTCTAGCGCGAGGTTCTCCGCGATGGCTTGGCGGGCTGCGTGCCCGAGGTGCTGGCCGATGGCATGAATGCGCCGCACAAGCGCGGGCGGCGGGTCTTCCCCGGCCAGATAGACCACGCGCCCGGTGTGTGGGGGAGCAAGGCCCACAAGGTCGCCACCAGCAACGCTACATGCGATGCTCATCGCCGCTTCCAGCGCCCAGAAGCTCTTGCCTGTGGCCCCTGGGGCGACGAGCGCGCCGACAGTCCCCGCCAGAAAGCCTGGCCATATGAAATCCAGCGTAGGCGGCTCGTGTTCGAATGCTTCCAGTACATCAATCGCCACGGCTCAATTCCCCGTGTCGCTCAGGGACTCGTCACTGAAGAGTTCGGCGATCTGCGAGGTACGAAAGTAAACCCGCTGCCCAATCTTCAAGCGGGTCTTGTTTATGCGTTGCGTCCACTCGTTCGTTGTTCGCAGGCTGATTCGTAACCCGTCGGGTGAGCGGTCAAGGACAGCCGCCAATTGCGCGATGCTCAACAGCGGGCCGAACCGTTGCAGCAAAGTGTCTTCTATCGTCATTGCGTAAAACTCCGTAATCAACCGAATGACTACGGAGATTAGGCATCATTGGGATTTACTACACCCCATTAATTGCACATAATGGTTGACATGGAAAAATCGTACTCACCAGCGTTTCGAGCCAAAGCAGTCAGCCTAGTCAATGATGACGGTATGTCTGTGGATCGCGTGGCGAAGCAGCTCGCGATACCGAAAAGCACCCTCTTTAGCTGGGTACGTGCCAGCAAAAAGGAACTACCCATTGCCATCTGGGACGGTTGCGATTCCATCGTCTCGGAGGCCATCGGACGCTTTCAGGATCGCTGGCGGCCATATTCCGCATCCTCGCGGCGTTACCCTATCGGAAAATTGATACAGGAGCTGATCGATCCCGCCGTGTCCGCGTACACGGCTAAACTGCCACCACGCTACCTAGCCCACCTTCCGGGAGCCGGGACAGGGGTGGCCGTCAGCGGAATTATTCGCTTGGTGGGACTTGATGCAATGGTTCGGCTGCAACGTCAGTTGCTGCGGGCGTTTATCCTCACAGAGGACAAACAGACTGCAAGAGATAAGCGCTTTGTTGCCACGCTCGAATCATTGATCGAATTGGTATTGGCCTGCTCTTGCAAACGCCCAAAAACGTCAGTTCCCGCGAAGGGAGTCAGCCTGAATGCACAACGGAAACACGGCTTTTGCGATCTCTGCGGAAACCTGACAGAACTCTCGGCCTTCATGGCGAAGGTTGCAGAGCAGCAGGTCAATGAGACAGAACTTCACGATGAAAAAAAGCTCGAACTCAGCCACCAGTATTGCACTGGGCATCGGCCAAAGCTAACGAATGGCGAGTGGAACCCCGCATACAGGCAGGCGAAGCGATCAATAGAGCAATTCAATCTTGAACTGGGCAGGATAAATCGACAGTGCGCAAAGCGGTCTAGCCCAAATGCGATGACGTCGGGTGACTCGCTGGTTGACAGCTACTTTTTCCACTATTTCTCAGGCCAAACCTTACAACCTGCCGACAAAGCAGACTTGCGCAACTTAGCGCGGCTGATGGTGGACTCAAAGCTATCGGACACCAGGAAGAAAATATTGATGCTCCGGTACTCTGGGTTCAATCAATCGGAGATTGCGGAGCATCTTCTTGGTAAAGACAATCGGGCACTGACGCGTCAGGCAGTATCTAAGGCACTCGCATCGATACCCGCAATGTTTCACCTGAAGCAAAAGAAACGCCCCGTTCGCTGACATTACGTGGCGTCAACCAAATTGACCAACAACTAGGCCGACACAATCTGCATTGCCAGGCACCATCAGGCACATGTTCGCAAGTGACTGAAAGAGGGCAAGGCATGCACGCAACCACAAACAAGACGCTCATCAACCGCAAGAAACTACTGGCGATGATTCCGCTGTCTGAGCGCACGATCTTCAACATGGAGCAGCGGGGTGAATTCCCGCGCCGCATCGCACTCACCAGTCGCAACGTGGCTTGGGACTTGACCGATGTTGAGGAATGGATCGAGGCTCGGAAGTCATCGGGCAACCAGGCCACACGCCCCGGCTTCACTCCGTCGGCCGCAGTCGCTTGACCGTCCACTCATCAAGCATGTCAGCCCAATCTTGCAACATGGCCGTGCGCTGCTCCCGATATTCGGCCTTGTTGTACACCGCCCTCACACCCTTCTGTTCGTGGGCGAGACACTTCTCAATCCAATCGGTGTTGTACCCAGCTTCATGTAACAAGGTGCTGGCCGTCCTACGCAAGTCGTGCGGCCCGAACTTCGCCAGGGCCTTGCTCTCCTTCTGCGCTAGCCTGTAGGTCAGCGTCAGCACCTGGTTGAGCGTGGCACTGCTCATTGGCAAGTCCGAGTCATAACGTGACGGCAGCACGTATTCAGACCCACCGGCAAACGTCTTGAGCGCGATGAATATGTCCAGTGCCTGCCGAGATAGGTACACGTGGTGCGGGTTGCGCCGCTTCATCCGCTCCTTGGGAACGGTCCAAAGCGCCTCGCTGAAATTGACCTCGCTCCATGTCGCGTTCGTCAATTCACTCTTGCGCACCATCGTCAACAGCAGCAACTTGGCCGCAGCCCGAATCGAGGGCGTGGTGCCGATACGCTCCATGTACTGGTACATCAGCCCGATCTCGTCGGGTGTCAGCGCCCGGTCGCGGGGTTCAAACTTGGCAATGGTGGTTGGCCTGACCATATCCGCCGGATTCTCAACCTTCTGGCCACGCTCAATCGCCCACCGGAACACCTGCATGACCACCTCGCGCACATGCACCGCCGTGGCCGGTGCGCCGCGTTCCACAATCGTATCGGTCAGGGTGCGCAAGTCCTCGTGCGTAATCTCGGCTAGCTTCTGGTTGCCGAACTTGGGCTTCAATTCCCGTTCATAGACCGCACGGCGCATGTCGCGGGTCGAGTCGGCCATCTGGTAACCGCGTAACCACTTTTCCGCCCAGGCACCGAATGTCTCGGCATCTTTCACGCGGGCTTTGTCACGCGCCTTCTCCCTGGCCGGTGACTTCCCGGCGGCGATCATCTTCTTGGCCTCGCCCAACTGCTCGCGGGCTTCCGACAGGGTGATGCCTCCGGTGCCATAGCGCCCGAAGGTGATGGTCTCCTGTCTTCCGTTGATCGAGTAGTTGTATCGGAACGAGATCGCCCCGGCGGGCGTGACGGCCACATAGAGGCCGTCACGGTCGTTCACTTTGTAGATCTTGTCCTGCGGCTTGAGGTTGCGCAGCTTGGTATCGGTCAGCATGGTATCCGTCCTATCTCGACTCAAAATACCATGTTCAAAACAGGCGCAAAATATTCAATTTTCTTTTTATAAATCAATTACTTAGAAAATTTCAATACCATGCGACATTGAAAAATCATGGCATGGTATCGAGCGCTGTTCATGGCATCAGCGAAGATAGTACCATCCGCCATGCCATAAAAAAACAGTGCTTGGCGGTGCTATGTGTTGCCAGTCGGTGCCAGACAAAGAAGCAAAAAAGCCCGCAGTGACGCGGGCTTACATGCTTTTTGTGCTTCTCAATGCCTGCCGTTGCCAGACATCAAATCATTCCCACTCGATTGTCGCCGGCGGCTTGCTACTCACGTCGTACACCACCCGATTGAAGCCTCGCACCTCGTTGATGATGCGCGAGGACACCTTGGCCAATAGCGCGTGCGGCAGCGGGGCCCAGTCGGCGGTCATGAAATCGAAGGTCTGCACGGCGCGCAGCGCCGCAACGTATTCGTAGGTGCGCCCGTCGCCCATCACGCCCACCGACTTGACCGGCAGGAAGACGGCGAAGGCCTGTGAAGTCAGGTCGTACCAGTTCTTGCCGGTTTCCTTGTCGATAGTCGAACGCAGTTCCTCGATGAAAATCGCATCGGCGCGGCGCAGCAGATCGGCGTATTCGAGCTTGACCTCGCCCAGGATGCGCACGCCCAGGCCGGGGCCGGGGAAAGGATGGCGATAGACCATCTCGGGCGGCAGGCCCAGGGTGACGCCCAGTTCGCGCACTTCGTCCTTGAAGAGTTCACGCAGCGGTTCGAGCAGCTTGAAGTCCAGGTCGTCAGGCAGGCCGCCGACGTTGTGGTGCGACTTGATGGCCGCGGCCTTGCCGGTCTTGGTGCCGGCGGACTCGACCACGTCGGGGTAGATGGTGCCCTGGGCCAGCCACTTGGCGCTCTTGAGCTTGGCCTTCTCTGCCGAGAAGACCTCGACGAATTCGCGGCCGATGATCTTGCGCTTGGCTTCGGGGTCGCTCACGCCAGCGAGTTTGCCCATGAACTGGGCGGTGGCGTCCACGTGCACGACCTTCACACCCATGTTCCTGGCGAAGGTCTCCATGACCTGCTTGCCTTCGTTCAGGCGCAAGAGGCCGTGATCGACGAAGACGCAGGTAAGCTGGTCGCCGATGGCCTTGTGGATGAGCGCCGCAGCGACGGAAGAATCGACGCCGCCCGACAGGCCCAGGATGACCTCGTCCTGGCCGACCTGCTCGCGGATGCCGGCCACGGCTTCGGACACATAGTCGGGCATGTTCCAGTCGCCCGAGCAGCCGCAGATCTCGCGCACGAAGCGCGCGAGCAGGGCCTTGCCCTGTACGGTGTGCGTGACCTCGGGGTGAAACTGCACGGCGTAGTAGCCGCGCGCCTCGTCGGCCATGCCGGCGATGGGGCACGAGGGCGTGGAGGCCATGAGCTTGAATCCCGGCGGCATTTCGTCGACGCTGTCGCCGTGGCTCATCCACACCTTGAGCATGCCGTGGCCCTCGGGCGTGGCGAAGTCCTGCAGGCCGTCGAGCAGCCGGGTGCGCCCGTGGGCGCGGACTTCGGCATAGCCGAACTCGCGGTGGTCCTTGTACGTGACCTTGCCGCCCAACTGGTGCGCCATGGCTTGCATGCCGTAGCAGATGCCCAACACCGGCAGGCCCAGTTCGAACACGGCCTGGGGCACGCGCATCGAAGCCTCGTCGTAGGCCGAGGCGTGGCTGCCGGAGAGGATCACGCCCTTCAGGCCCAGCCTGGCCTGTTCGCGTATGAAGTCGTCCTGGGCGTCGCCGGGATGGATCTCGGAGTAGACGCCCGCCTCGCGCACGCGGCGCGCAATGAGCTGGGTGACTTGCGAACCGTAATCGAGAATCAGGATGCGCTGGTGCATGGAGTTCTGCCGGTTAGAAGATAAAATGAGCGCACCGGCCAGAGCTTGCGCTCTGCCGGTGCGAGATGGCTTGCATTACTGCCGCCGGAATCAATCGGCGCGGTAGTTGGGAGCTTCCTTGGTGATCTGCACGTCGTGGACGTGCGACTCGCGGAAACCTGCCGAGGTGATCTCGACGAATTCGGTCTTGGTGCGCATGTCGTCGATCGAGGCGCAGCCGCAATAGCCCATCGAGGACCGGACGCCGCCCACCAGTTGGTAGATGATGGCGAGCACGCTGCCCTTGTAGGGCACACGGCCTTCGATGCCTTCGGGCACGAACTTGTCGGCGTTGTTGGCCGGATCCTGGAAGTAGCGGTCGGCCGAACCGTCGGTCATGGCGCCCAGGCTGCCCATGCCGCGGTACGACTTGTACGAGCGCCCCTGGAACAGCACGACCTCGCCGGGCGCCTCTTCGGTGCCGGCGAACATGCCGCCCATCATGCAGGAGGAGGCGCCGGCCGACAGGGCCTTGGCGATGTCGCCCGAGTAGCGGATGCCGCCGTCGGCGATGAGGGGCACGCCCGTGCCTTCCAGCGCGCGGGCCACATCGGAGATGGCGGTGATCTGCGGCACGCCCACGCCGGCCACCACGCGGGTGGTGCAGATGGAGCCGGGACCGATGCCGACCTTGACGCCATCGGCGCCGTGTTCGACCAGGGCCCGGGCCGCGGCGCCGGTGGCGATATTGCCGCCGATAACCTCGACCTTGGGAAAGTTTTGCTTGACCCAGCGCACGCGATCGAGCACGCCCTTGGAGTGGCCGTGCGCGGTGTCGACCACGATCACGTCCACGCCGGCGGCGACGAGCTTTTCGACGCGTTCTTCGGTACCCTCACCCACGCCGACCGCGGCGCCCACGCGCAGCTGGCCGTGCGCATCCTTGTTGGCGACCGGGTGCGCGGTGTTCTTGACAATGTCCTTGACAGTGGCAAGGCCGCGCAGTTCGAAGGCGTCGTTGACGATGAGCACGCGCTCCAGGCGGTGCTTGTGCATCAGGGCCTGGGCTTCGTTGAGCGTGGCGCCCTCTTTCATCGTGACCAGGCGTTCCTTGGGGGTCATGATGTTGCGCAGGGGCTGGTCCAGACGGTCCTCAAAGCGCAGGTCGCGGTTGGTGACGATGCCCACGAGCTTGCGGCCCTCGACCACGGGAAGGCCGGAGATTCCGTGCTGGCTCTGCAGGGCGATGACGTCGCGCACCTTCATGTCGGGCGTAACGGTGACCGGATCGGTGACGATCCCGAACTCGTGACGCTTGACGCGGGCGACTTCCTTGGCCTGCTCGTCGGCGGTGAGATTCTTGTGGATGATGCCGACGCCGCCCTCCTGCGCCATGGCGATGGCCAGGCGCGATTCGGTCACCGTGTCCATGGCGGCGGACACGAGCGGAATATTGAGAGTGATGTTGCGGGTAAGACGAGTAGCGAGCGAGGTGTCGCGCGGCAATACCTCGGAATAAGCGGGCACCAGCAACACATCGTCGAAGGTGAGTGCTCTTTGGACGAGACGCATGAGAAAGCTCCAGGCGCAAAGTCCGATTATACGCGTACTTGCCCGATTTCCTAGGGGTCAACCCTAGGAAATCGGGGATCGCAGGTAAAATCGCGCCATGCCCCACACCCCCCACGAAATCCGTCCCGGACAGTCTGTCGAGCTGCTCAAGGCGCTGCACATCCTGACGCGCGACGGCAAGATGAATCAGGATAGCCGCCGCAAGCTCAAGCAGGTCTACCACCTGTTCCAGTTCATCGAACCGCTGCTGCAAAGCGTGCAGGACGCGCGCGGCGCGGTGACACTGGTGGACCACGGCGCGGGCAAGTCCTACCTGGGTTTCATCCTGTACGACCTGTTCTTCAAGGCGCGCGCCGAGATGGCGCGGCAGGCCGGCGATGCCCCCTTCCGCTCGCACATCTACGGCATCGAGACCCGCGAGGAGCTGGTGCAGCGCTCGCGCGAGCTGGCCGCAAGCCTGGGCTTCGCGCAAGGCATGTCGTTCCTGAACCTGTCGGTGGCCGAATCCATCGCATCGCCCGAACTGCCGCCCACCCTTGACGTGGTGACGGCGCTGCATGCCTGCGATACGGCCACGGACGATGCGATCCGGTTCGCGCTGCAAAAGCAGGCCAGGTACCTGGTAGTGGTGCCCTGCTGCCAGGCCGAAGTAGCCTCGGTGCTGCGCAAGAACAAGGCCCGGTCCCTGTCCGACCCGCTGGCCGAGATCTGGCGCCATCCGCTGCACACCCGCGAGTTTGGCAGCCAGGTCACCAATGTGCTGCGCTGCCTGCAGCTGGAAGCGCACGGCTACCAGGTCAGCGTGACGGAGCTGGTCGGATGGGAGCACTCGATGAAGAACGAACTCATCATCGCGCAATACAAGAACCTGCCGCGCGGCAAGCCCGCCGAGCGCCTGCGGGAGATGCTCGATCGCATCGGCCTGCAGCAGCTCCAGGACAGGTTCTTTACGCCGGCAACCTAGGGTTCAAGCCTCGAAGTCGAGCACCACGCGGCCCTGGATTTCGCCGTGGCGCATCCGGTCGAAGACCTTGTTGATGTCTTCGAGCCGGGCGGTTTCGACCGTCGCCTTGACCTTGCCTTCGCCGGCGAAGTTCAGCGCTTCCTGTAGATCGAGCCGCGTGCCGACGATGGAGCCGCGCACGGTGATGCCGTTGAGCACGGTGTCGAAGATCGGCATCGGAAAATCGCCCGGCGGCAGTCCATTCAAGGACACGGTTCCGCCGCGGCCGACCATGCCCAGCGCCTGTTCAAAAGCCTTGGGCGAAACAGCGGTCACGAGCACGCCCTGGGCGCCGCCGACCTCATTCTTGACGAAGGCTACCGGATCCTGCTTGCGTGCATTCACCGCCAGCGCGGCGCCGAGTCGGCGGGCCAAGTCCAGTTTCGCATCGTCGATGTCGACCGCGATCACATTGAGTCCCATCGCCTTCGCGTACTGGACCGCGAGATGGCCCAGGCCGCCAATACCCGAGATCACCACCCAGTCGTCCGGCTTGGTATCGGTGACCTTCAGCCCCTTGTAGACCGTCACGCCTGCGCACAGGATCGGGGCAATGTCGACGAAGGACACATTGTCCGGCAGATGCCCGACATAGTTCGGGTCGGCCAGCACATACTCGGCGAAACTGCCGTTGACCGAATAGCCGGTATTTTGCTGTTCGTTGCACAAGGTCTCCCAGCCGCCCAGACAGTGCCTGCAATGGCCGCAGGCGGTATAGAGCCACGGCACGCCGACCCGATCGCCCTCTTTCACATGCGTGACACCGGAACCGACCGCGACCACGTAGCCTACGCCCTCGTGGCCCGGGATAAACGGCGGCTTGGGCTTGACCGGCCAATCGCCGCCGGCGGCATGCAGGTCGGTGTGGCAGACGCCTGCCGCGGCGATTTTGACGAGTATCCGGCCCGGGCCGGGCATAGGAACCGGCACCTCCTCGAAAACGAGCGGCTTGCCGAATTCCCGTACGACAGCGGCCTTCATGGTACTGGACATGATCGATTCTCCTGGTTTTCTAAAGAACTTCCGGTGACTTGGCCGGCGCGCCGCGCCGGACTCGCTGCGGGCTTTCCAGCGCCGCCGTCCTTGAAAAAAGCGTCTCATATACATGGCGCGCGATCATCAGATCCTCGTCGGTCGGAATGACCCAGGCCGACACCCGGCTGGTCTTGCGCGTGATCCGCGGCGCGCCCGCCGCATTGGCGGCCGGGTCCAGCGCCACGCCCAGCCATGCTGCGCCCTCGCAAACCATGCGGCGCACTTGGGCTGCATGCTCGCCGATGCCGGCGGTGAAGACGACCGCGTCCAGTCCGCCCAGCGCCGCCGCGAGCGACCCGATCTCGCGGCCGATGCGGTATGCGAACAAGGCGACTGCCTCCCGCGCCGCCGGTTGCCTGCTTGCAAGCAGTTCGCGCATGTCGTCGCTTACTCCGGACACTCCATAAAGTCCCGACTCCTGGTAGAGAAGATGGCTGACCTGATCGGCCGTCATGCCTTTTTGCTGCATCAGGTACAGCACGACACCGGGATCGAGACTGCCGCAGCGACGGCTCATGGGCAGGCCGTCCAGCGCGGTGAACCCCATGGTCGTCGCGACGCTGCGGCGGCCGCGCATCGCGCAAAGGCTTGCCCCGCTGCCCAGATGCGCCACGACCACACGGCCGTCTGCCGTTGCGGCGCCCATGATGCCGGGCAAGGCATCCGCGATGTACTCGTACGAAAGCCCGTGAAAGCCGTAGCGGCGTACGCCCTCGGCTGTCAGTGCGCGCGGTAGTGCGAACGCAGTGGCCAGATCGGATTGCGTGCGATGGAAGGCGGTATCAAAGCATGCGATCTGCACTAGCTCTGGATGCAGCTTCGACAGCGCATCGATCGCCGCGAGATGATGCGGCTGGTGCAGCGGCGCGAGCGGGATCAGCGCGCGCAGCGCGGCGATGACGCGCGCGTCGATACGGACCGGACCGGTATAACTCGCGCCGCCATGAACGACGCGATGCCCCGCCGCGATCAGGCGATAGCGCTCGAAGCGCACGCCCAGCCAGCCCAGTAATGCGGCAAGCGCATCCTCGTGACTCGTGCCGCGGGGCTGATTGGCGGCCAGCGTAGCTCCTGTGCCGTCGCGGGCGATGAAATGCAAAACATGGCCGATATTCTCGATTTCTCCTTCGCAGATGAGCGCCTGGCGCGCCGGATAGGCATCGCCGGGGAAAAGCGCGAATTTGATGCTCGAAGAACCTGCGTTCAAAACCAGGATCGCATCGTTCATGCGCGCGCTCCCGCCGCGTGGCGCGCGAGCAGCAGCGCGATCGCGCAAGAACCCAACCGCGCCAAGGTTTTGTCGGCGCGGCTGGTCAGGATGATCGGCACGCGCGCGCCGAGCACGATGCCCGCGATCTGGGCTCCTCCCAGATATTCGAGCTGCTTGGCAAGCATATTGCCTGCTTCAAGATCCGGCACCACGAGAATGTCCGCGCGGCCAGCGACGGGCGATATGATCGCCTTCATGCGCGCCGCCTCCGGCGACACCGCGTTGTCGAACGCGAGCGGGCCGTCGAGGATACCGCCCGTGATTTGCCCGCGATCGGCCATCTTGCAAAGCGCAGCGGCGTCGATCGTCGAACGCAGCTTCTCGGTAACCGTCTCGACGGCCGAAAGGATCGCGACGCGCGGATCAGGGTTGCCCAGGGCATGCGCGAGCTCAATCGCGTTCTGGACGATGTCGCGCTTGTCGGTAAGCGTAGGCGTGACGTTGATTGCCGCATCGGTCACGAACAGCGGCCGCGGATAGGCCGGCGCGTCGATCGCGAACACATGGCTGATCCTGCGCCCGGTGCGCAAGCCATGCTCGGCGTCGACGACCGCCCGCATCAGCTCGTCGGTATGCAGCGCGCCCTTCATCAGCGCCTCGACCTGTCCCGCGCGTGCCATCGCCACCGCGCGCTCGGCCGCCGCGTCGCTGTGCTCGACCGGCACGGTTTCGAACGCGGTGATGTCCATGCCCGCCTTGTCGGCGGCCGCGCGGATTTTCGCTTGCGGGCCGATCAGGACGGGAACGATGAGATTGGCCCGCGCCGCTTCGATCGCGCCCGTCAACGAGGGCTCATCGACAGGATGAACGACCGCGGTACGCAATGGCGCGAGCCCGCGCGTCATGGCAATCAGGTATTCGTAGCGATGCCCCGCGCGCGAACCGATGTGCACCGGTGGCGCGGGTTCCGCATGTTCCAGGCCTGCGCGCGCGGGACTCGCAATGAAGCCGGCCGCCTGCCCGTGCTGCGAATCGTCGAACGATTGATTTTCGGTGACTGCCATGAATGTTCCTGTAGCTAAATTCGCATCGGACTCGATCCGCCGTGGAAAAGACGGTAAGGGAGAACCGGTCGATCAAGTCCAGTGTAGGAAGCCGGGGCGCCCGCGTGCTTGACGCAGATCAAGCAACGCGGACGGGATCATCCGCGGCATATTTCAGCCCGAGCGCAGATCTGGCCGCGCGGCGAGCGGCGCCGGTCCAACCGGCGTAGTCGGGAGGGTCGCAGCCCTCTTCCCATGCAAAGCGCTGGCATCGGGCGATGTTCTCGCGTATGCGTTCCTGTACATAGGCGCCGATGGCACGCAGGCGCGGCACGCACTCTATTGCATCGATTGCGAGATTGAGCCGTTCGATCCGGTTACGGATCGCCAGCCCGAGCGGCGTGTCGATGTTTCCATGTTCCTGGTAGCCGCGAACATGAAAATGCCGGCCGCCGTCACGGCGGTATACCCGCTTGCGGATCAAGGATGGGTAGCCGTGGAAATTGAAGATCACCGGCTTGTCCGACGTGAAGATGGCATCAAAATCCGCATTGCTCAGGTCATGATCGTAGTCGTCATCAGGCATCAGGCGATACAGATCCACGACGTTGACCAAGCGGATCCTCAGATCGGAGAAATACCCGCGCGGCAGGTCTGTCGCGGCAAGCGCTTGCATCGTCGGCACGTCGCCCGCGTTCGCCATCACAAGGTCAGGCTCGATATCCGCATCGCTGCCGGCCCAGTTCCATATACCCAGGCCCTTTCTTTGCGCAATGGCAGATCGCGTCGTCCATGGACAGATACTGCAGATGCGGCTGCTTGTCATCCACGATCACGTTGATCCTGTCCAGGCTGTCCAGGCATTGATCGGCGAGGGCCAGAAGACAATTGGCATCGGGAGGCAGATAGATGCGCGTCACACGCGGACTCTTGTTGGCCACGACGTCCAGAAAACCCGGATCCTGATGCGAAATTGTCCAAGGCTGCGCCAAAAGCGTGGGCTGGAACGAGCGGATCGCGCAGCAAGGGGTTGTCCCTGAGATAGAGCATGCCAGCGCAAAGCTAGAGCGAGGCCTTTCAGTACCGATCGATGGCGGCGATGCGGGTATCCGATAGCGGGCGGGCGACGGCATTTTCCATGGCTGAATGCGACTATCGCTCAAAA from Bordetella sp. FB-8 encodes:
- a CDS encoding acetate/propionate family kinase — encoded protein: MNDAILVLNAGSSSIKFALFPGDAYPARQALICEGEIENIGHVLHFIARDGTGATLAANQPRGTSHEDALAALLGWLGVRFERYRLIAAGHRVVHGGASYTGPVRIDARVIAALRALIPLAPLHQPHHLAAIDALSKLHPELVQIACFDTAFHRTQSDLATAFALPRALTAEGVRRYGFHGLSYEYIADALPGIMGAATADGRVVVAHLGSGASLCAMRGRRSVATTMGFTALDGLPMSRRCGSLDPGVVLYLMQQKGMTADQVSHLLYQESGLYGVSGVSDDMRELLASRQPAAREAVALFAYRIGREIGSLAAALGGLDAVVFTAGIGEHAAQVRRMVCEGAAWLGVALDPAANAAGAPRITRKTSRVSAWVIPTDEDLMIARHVYETLFSRTAALESPQRVRRGAPAKSPEVL
- a CDS encoding bifunctional enoyl-CoA hydratase/phosphate acetyltransferase is translated as MAVTENQSFDDSQHGQAAGFIASPARAGLEHAEPAPPVHIGSRAGHRYEYLIAMTRGLAPLRTAVVHPVDEPSLTGAIEAARANLIVPVLIGPQAKIRAAADKAGMDITAFETVPVEHSDAAAERAVAMARAGQVEALMKGALHTDELMRAVVDAEHGLRTGRRISHVFAIDAPAYPRPLFVTDAAINVTPTLTDKRDIVQNAIELAHALGNPDPRVAILSAVETVTEKLRSTIDAAALCKMADRGQITGGILDGPLAFDNAVSPEAARMKAIISPVAGRADILVVPDLEAGNMLAKQLEYLGGAQIAGIVLGARVPIILTSRADKTLARLGSCAIALLLARHAAGARA